The following proteins are encoded in a genomic region of Stutzerimonas balearica DSM 6083:
- the rpsG gene encoding 30S ribosomal protein S7: MPRRRVAAKREILDDPKYGSLILAKFMNHVMESGKKAVAERIVYGALDKVKERKNSDPLEVFEKALDAIAPLVEVKSRRVGGATYQVPVEVRPSRRNALAMRWLVDAARKRGEKSMALRLAGELLDAFEGKGAAVKKREDVHRMAEANKAFSHYRF; this comes from the coding sequence ATGCCAAGACGTCGTGTAGCAGCCAAGCGCGAGATCCTGGACGATCCGAAGTACGGAAGTCTGATCCTGGCCAAGTTCATGAACCACGTGATGGAAAGCGGCAAGAAGGCCGTGGCCGAGCGTATCGTTTACGGTGCGCTGGACAAGGTCAAGGAACGCAAGAACAGCGATCCCCTGGAAGTCTTCGAAAAAGCACTCGATGCCATCGCTCCGCTGGTCGAAGTCAAGTCCCGCCGTGTCGGCGGTGCCACCTACCAGGTTCCGGTCGAAGTTCGTCCGTCCCGTCGTAATGCCCTGGCCATGCGCTGGCTGGTCGACGCTGCGCGCAAGCGTGGCGAGAAATCCATGGCGCTGCGTCTCGCTGGCGAACTGCTGGATGCTTTTGAAGGTAAAGGCGCTGCCGTGAAGAAGCGCGAAGACGTGCATCGTATGGCCGAGGCCAACAAGGCGTTCTCGCACTACCGCTTCTAA
- the rpsL gene encoding 30S ribosomal protein S12, whose product MATINQLVRQPRKRVVEKSDVPALQNCPQRRGVCTRVYTTTPKKPNSALRKVCRVRLTNGYEVASYIGGEGHNLQEHSVVLIRGGRVKDLPGVRYHTVRGSLDTSGVKDRKQGRSKYGAKRPK is encoded by the coding sequence ATGGCAACTATCAACCAGCTGGTACGCCAGCCGCGCAAGCGCGTCGTCGAAAAGAGCGACGTACCTGCGCTGCAGAACTGCCCGCAACGTCGTGGCGTGTGCACTCGCGTGTACACCACCACGCCGAAGAAACCGAACTCCGCACTGCGTAAGGTGTGCCGTGTTCGTCTGACCAATGGCTATGAAGTCGCCTCCTACATCGGTGGTGAGGGTCATAACCTGCAAGAGCACAGTGTGGTGCTGATCCGTGGCGGTCGTGTAAAGGACCTGCCGGGTGTGCGTTACCACACCGTACGTGGTTCGCTGGATACCTCCGGCGTGAAGGACCGCAAGCAGGGCCGTTCCAAGTACGGCGCCAAGCGTCCGAAGTAA